From a region of the Besnoitia besnoiti strain Bb-Ger1 chromosome I, whole genome shotgun sequence genome:
- a CDS encoding folate/biopterin transporter subfamily protein (encoded by transcript BESB_003400) has protein sequence MATWRSHRASEERRPSSLPFPRSSYLSAPGLEGPLSPSPSSCSTAAAAPSPRSERGQKSFASGACAPASAPPAPPPLLAAASPAHDESARVPGWCRRLSRLSPARLWDFVKGVKQETGLHFTLLMLSTYVGLKGFLYIMATDSLLPYMKALGYDGLVYQRTLTLAYVPWGMKGLIGSLSDALPIAGYHKRAYMLLASLAGVSSLVCLLFLSDWTAHHAAWVVGVLFFGVHLQIATVDLMCEGMYSQVMAARPHVGGNLVTFVNACTTVGAFLGRLVVGPVSDRFGAHPLFLLALPVALQSLLPVGLNYLHEERVSPGCALLTDKVREQKKVFFVAVAVAACASGVAAISLLGDKNMTYILPYCGCASLALIVLCVVCLPPQLAKCNIFFFADRILHISISGALDFFYTAAPACVPDGPHFDYTYYSTYTAMAGTLATWVGLVFFQVALSSWSYRSIFWLTSAVRILASLFDYVLATRLNLRLGIPDKLMYLLGDAIILSVIGALSHMAGVILTSRLCPRHMESTVYAILAGISNFGHSVSILLGIRAIKAANITTTAREGDACNFENLPILIILAHCLLPMLSVPLALFLLPGTPMDEPLDDCDAGGFCGRRADRDPNKRGAAPEEAAGLPGSDERPETRRRKKGRAESHPTPCSETELIAVPAGRGNRAKGARSQHRLGHYAIPTEDYADEDEEEVAGQPAAFFATEGRLPEASAGAGGRGREAERQRGAAAGVPFATLPALGPDREDRSMPDAIGVSAFLPLPRRDSDWSAEAPEEQRVDIAPPGRRRSRGARGCQGGGDSACSSEEASDSVHTSASSFLAASSEAEKDAERGGRRGGAAASRDAAGRGTSLCHAAAVEHSCAPPRGESPVPRESSPFSTRSTGAEGASQVLVLGDDVSVLDLLSAADEEVGRVCVGPDATTAASLAVAEATDIMYKLTAGLPAPSHATPDSRSTDTPPTRASFAASSATNSDIDLYSPATLVTPGRSTPSPSSGSLSLLSAHVLLPAESSAATSAVAASSASPASSSFPSSFHSASSSSAGGTTSACGSARGRSVRAPSDERELEIPLAAGSECGNGSGSGAARERGASASLPCAATRGGQSPSEGGGAPAVVHSAFGAGRAPVTLAGFPQWTSRGGPAVEETRPQIVGCSVEQREESLESAQWRRSPRRK, from the coding sequence ATGGCGACGTGGCGCAGTCACCGCGCGTCGGAGGAGCGTCGgccctcgtcgctgccgttTCCGCGTTCGTCTTACCTGTCTGCGCCGGGGCTCGAGGgtccgctgtcgccctcgccctcctcctgctccacggcggcggcggcgccaagtCCACGGAGCGAACGCGGGCAGAAGAGTTTTGCCTCgggggcctgcgcgcctgcgtcggcgccgccggcgcctcctcccctgctcgcggcggcttcgcctgcgcacgacgagtctgcgcgtgtgcctgGCTGGTgccggcggctgtcgcggctgtcgccggcgcgcctgtgGGACTTTGTGAAGGGCGTGAAGCAGGAAACGGGTCTGCATTTCACGCTGCTGATGCTGAGCACCTACGTGGGGCTGAAGGGGTTTCTGTACATCATGGCGACCGACTCGCTCCTCCCGTACATGAAGGCGCTGGGCTACGACGGCCTCGTGTACCAGCGCACCCTCACGCTCGCCTATGTGCCGTGGGGCATGAAGGGTTTGATCGGCTCGCTGTCGGACGCGCTGCCGATCGCGGGCTACCACAAGCGCGCGTACATGCTGCTGGCGAGTCTGGCGGGCGTCTCGAGTTTGGTCTGTCTGCTGTTTTTGTCTGACTGGACGGCGCACCACGCGGCGTGGGTCGTCGGCGTTCTGTTCTTCGGCGTCCACCTCCAGATCGCGACGGTCGACTTGATGTGCGAGGGCATGTACAGTCAGGTcatggcggcgcgcccgcacgTCGGCGGAAACCTCGTCACGTTTGTGAACGCCTGCACGACCGTGGGGGCGTTTCTGGGGCGTCTGGTCGTAGGGCCGGTCAGCGACCGCTTCGGCGCGCAtccgctcttcctcctgGCGCTGCCCGTGGCGCTCCAGTCGCTCCTCCCAGTCGGACTGAACTACCTGCACGAAGAGCGCGTGAGTCCCGGCTGCGCGCTGTTGACCGACAAGGTTCGAGAGCAGAAGAAAGTCTTCTTCGTggcggtcgccgtcgcggcgtgcgcgtcggGGGTCGCGGCGATCTCGCTGCTCGGCGACAAGAACATGACCTACATCCTGCCCtactgcggctgcgcctcgctcgcgctgaTTGTGCTGTGCGTCgtctgtctgccgccgcagctggccAAGTGCAACatcttctttttcgccgATCGGATTCTGCACATCTCCATCTCCGGCGCGCTCGACTTCTTCTacaccgcggcgccggcgtgcgtGCCCGACGGGCCGCACTTCGACTACACGTACTACTCCACGTACACGGCGATGGCGGGCACTCTCGCGACCTGGGTGGGGCTAGTCTTCTTCCAAGTCGCGCTGTCCTCCTGGAGCTACCGCAGCATCTTTTGGCTCACCAGTGCCGTCCGCAtcctcgcgtcgctcttcgACTACGTGCTCGCCACGCGCCTCAACCTGCGCCTGGGGATCCCCGACAAACTCATGTATCTCCTGGGCGACGCCATCATCCTCAGCGTGATTGGCGCCCTCTCCCACATGGCTGGCGTCATTCTGACCTCGCGGCTCTGTCCGCGCCACATGGAAAGCACCGTCTACGCGATCCTCGCGGGCATCAGCAACTTTGGGCACAGCGTCTCCATCTTGCTCGGCATCCGCGCCATCAAAGCCGCCAACATCACGACAactgcgcgcgagggcgacgcctgcaACTTTGAAAACCTGCCGATCCTGATCATCCTCGCGCACTGCCTCCTTCCCATGCTCTCCGTCCCCCTCGCCCTTTTCCTCCTGCCAGGGACGCCCATGGACGAGCCGCTCGACGactgcgacgccggcggcttctgcgggcgccgcgccgaccgcgaccCCAACAagcggggcgccgcgcccgaggaggccgcgggcctcccAGGCAGCGACGAGCGGCCAGAAACtcgcagaagaaagaaaggacGCGCCGAGAGTCATCCGACGCCCTGCAGCGAGACCGAGCTCATCGCGGTGCCGGCGGGACGCGGCAACCGCGCCaagggcgcgcgcagccaaCATCGCCTGGGACACTACGCGATCCCGACAGAAGACTacgccgacgaggacgaagaggaggtcGCGGGGCAGCCCGCGGCTTTCTTCGCCACTGAGGGGCGTctgccggaggcgagcgcaggggccggtgggcgcgggcgagaagcagagcgccagcggggcgcggccgctggagtGCCCTTCGCGACGCTCCCTGCGCTGGGGCCTGACCGGGAAGACCGCAGCATGCCAGACGCCATCGGCGTGAGCGCCTTCttgcctctgccgcggcgagacagcgactggagcgcggaggcgccagaaGAGCAGCGCGTGGACATCGCTCcccccggccgccgccgcagcagaggcgcgcgaggctgccaaggcggcggcgactctgCCTGCTCGTCTGAGGAGGCGAGTGACTCTGTGCACacgtcggcgtcctcctttCTGGCGGCCTCCTCTGAGGCCGAAAAGGACGCCGAGCGGGGAGGCAGACGGggtggcgcggccgcgtcgcgtgACGCGGCAGGGCGTGGCACATCTCTctgccacgccgccgccgtggagcacagctgcgcgccgcctcgcggagaGTCGCCTGTGCCGCGCGagtcgtcgcccttctcgacGCGGTCGACCGGCGCGGAAGGGGCTTCGCAGGTGCTCGTCTTGGGCGACGACGTCTCGGTGCTCGATTTACTGTCTGCAGCAGATGAGGAGGTCGGTCGCGTGTGCGTGGGACCTgacgcgacgacggccgcgagcctcgccgTGGCGGAGGCCACCGACATCATGTACAAACTCACGGcggggctgccggcgccctcgcacGCGACACCGGACTCGAGGTCGACAGACACGCCGCCCACGCGAGCCTCgttcgctgcgtcgtctgcgacCAATAGTGACATAGATCTCTACTCGCCCGCGACCCTCGTCACGCCCGGCCGGTCGACGCCCAGCCCGTCGTCGGGCTCCTTGTCCCTTCTTTCCGCGCACGTGTTGCTCCCCGCGGAgtcttcggcggcgacgtcggcggtggcggcgtcatcggcgtcgcctgcttcttcttctttcccgTCGTCGTTCcactccgcgtcctcctcatCGGCCGGTGGGACCACGTCGGCGTGCGGGTCAGCCCGCGGGCGCTCTGTGCGGGCGCCCAGCGACGAGCGAGAACTGGAGATTCCTTTGGCGGCAGGGAGTGAATGCGGCAACGGGTCTGGGTCtggggctgcgcgcgagcgcggggcATCCGCGTCCCTTCCGTGCGCTGCCACGCGAGGCGGGCAAAGTCCctccgagggcggcggcgcgccggccgttGTGCACTCTGCATttggcgccgggcgcgcccCGGTGACGCTCGCCGGTTTCCCGCAGTGgacgagccgcggcggccccgCTGTGGAGGAGACTCGGCCGCAGATCGTCGGCTGCTCTgtcgagcagagagaggagagcctCGAGTCTGCGCAGTGGAGGCGCAGTCCGCGCCGCAAGTAG
- a CDS encoding hypothetical protein (encoded by transcript BESB_003410): protein MRRKLLPFLRREERRSQTLEAAAARAVCPRCRTAACSSRGPRRPPQARFCPSLSPPLASPAACSPPSLLPSPLCASILLSQPASSPSRAPRRLASSGRRDSQARACASTQSEQRLASGALASPAPTDPLSPLCAPLDARPSPRSSSCASASSAAAALPSSRAPASSPAESSLGGAPVVFPFALCALSPIRLASRRAREAARREFDSLMQPRHPLVKAVQQSDTPRLPHYLKEFSLKQKDARDMWKAKAAASSPVHQAHAAASQAGKRAPRTSPTAIHPAHMDPPLVASTAAELARTRSGNDAMWAALIRRALQLRPLFEPKEIAILLNALSRTRRFPPELFQSFAPLIAQKLVYFNSSHLCMVLSAYAKSRVQPGSEFLAAVRQQLLHRLALREIQSPVELAMLVNALVKLKLCENRSLVERLAQHLRQRLAVEDFHVRELAVLASAFAAVDYANLALFSHIADAAVETVNEATPVELARLIHAFSSCSTSSAAAAFGGEGDAEAQEQLAQREQSRKKLEALLEVCVACAREKIAFMSPDELVLSANAVGQAYSVISSPALRLDVAALLANVRSLAVASLSLFTLSQISSLLFSFSRWRQPFPPADLLRVIDRLEALSALGTSAAIPAYSGFAVPGEREEEGDAASALAPTQISILYFLSVLLSSAPLAGASSATAASALKREEALRGARWLMNKWRPDFFAALASPAFTAAPAACAEEDARGAQSASTTPSSCKELDKTKRRAPPAVQHLLRLLEAFVALRDPEDQEEEQRFLRGLQGILPRIHFAIDSATASQFVLLLEVLRLPEEDDLVLVMKEKKKAL from the exons ATGCGCCGTAAGCTGCTGCCTTTTCTCAGGCGCGAGGAAAGGCGTAGCCAAAccctcgaggccgccgcagcgagagctGTGTGCCCTCGTTGTCGCACTGCAGCTtgctcttcgcgcggccCCCGCAGACCGCCTCAGGCGCGTTTCTGTCCAAgtctgtcgcctcctctggcctcgcctgccgcgtgtTCCCCGCCATCTCTTCTCCCCTCCCCACTCTGCGCGTCTATTCTCCTGTCCCAgcctgcctcgtctccttcgcgggcgccgcggcggctggcgagttCGGGCCGGAGAGACAGCCAAGCGCGCGCATGTGCGTCGACGCAGAGCGAACAAAGACTCGCGAGCGGAGCCCTCGCTTCTCCCGCTCCAACAgatcctctttctcctctctgcgcgccgctggacgcccgcccgtcgcctcgttcgtcctcctgcgcctccgcctcgtctgcggctgctgctctgccttcgtctcgcgctcccgcttcttctcctgcagAGTCTTCGctgggaggcgcgccggtcgTCTTCCCTTTTGCGCTGTGTGCGCTGTCGCCGATTCGgctggcgtcgcgccgcgcgcgggaggctgcgcgcagaGAATTCGACTCGCTCATGCAGCCCAGGCACCCGCTCGTCAAGGCTGTGCAGCAGTCAGACACTCCGCGTTTGCCTCACTACCTGAAGGAGTTCTCGCTCAAACAGAAGGACGCGCGGGACATGtggaaggcgaaggctgcaGCGAGCTCTCCCGTCCAtcaggcgcatgcagcggcctcgcaggcgg GcaagcgcgcgccgcgaacgtCGCCGACAGCTATCCATCCTGCGCACATGGATCCGCCGCTGGTGGCGTCGACAGCTGCAGAactcgcgcgcacgcgcagcgggaATGACGCCATGTGGGCGGCGCTAATTCGCCGAGCCTTGCAG CTAAGACCGTTGTTTGAGCCGAAGGAGATCGCCATCCTCCTCAACGCCCTCAGCCGGACGCGGCGCTTTCCTCCGGAGCTTTTCCAATCCTTTGCACCGCTCATTGCTCAAAAACTCGTTTACTTCAACTCC AGTCACCTATGCATGGTGCTTTCGGCCTACGCGAAGAGCCGCGTGCAGCCAGGCTCGGAGTTTCTGGCTGCTGTacgccagcagctcctccaccgcctcgcgcttcgcgaaATTCAAAGCCCCGTTGAGCTGGCCATGCTTGTAAATGCCCTCGTCAAACTCAAG CTCTGTGAGAACCGCTCGCTAgtggagcgcctcgcgcagcacctgcggcagcgcctcgccgtcgaaGACTTCCACGTGCGCGAATTGGCGGTGCTGGCGTcagccttcgccgcagtcgaCTATGCCAAtctcgcgctcttctcgcACATCGCAG ATGCTGCGGTTGAGACTGTGAACGAGGCTACTCCGGTggagctcgcgcgtctgattcacgccttctcttcgtgctccacttcttccgcggcggctgccttcggcggcgagggcgacgcggaagcccaggagcagctcgcgcagcgggAGCAGAGCCGCAAGaagctggaggcgctgctggaggtcTGCGtggcctgcgcccgcgagaaGATCGCCTTCATGAGCCCCGACGAGCTGGTGCTCTCCGCTAACGCCGTCGGACAAGCCTACTCGGTcatctcctcgcccgccctgcgcctcgacGTGGCTGCCCTCCTTGCTAATGTCAG GTCGCTCGCTGTGGCGAGCCTGTCGCTGTTCACTCTCTCTCAGATTTCTTCGCtgcttttctccttctctcgctggcgccagCCCTTCCCACCGGCGGACTTACTCCGCGTCATCGATCGCCTTGAGGCATTGTCCGCACTGGGCACTTCGGCAGCGATCCCCGCTTACTCCGGCTTCGCGGTGCctggagagcgcgaggaggagggcgacgcggcgagcgcacTCGCCCCGACGCAGATCTCGATTCTCTACTTCCTGAGCGTCCTCTTgagctcggcgccgctcgccggcgcttcgtccgccacagcagcgtctgccctcaagcgcgaggaggcgctgcgcggcgcccgctggctGATGAACAAATGGAGGCCCGacttcttcgctgcgcttgcgtcgcccgccttcacggccgcgcccgcggcatgcgcggaggaagacgcgcgcggtgCCCAGTCTGCATCGACCACGCCCAGCTCCTGCAAAGAACTCGACAAAAccaagcggcgcgcgcctcctgctgtTCAGCATCTTCTCCGCTTGTTGGAAGCGTTTGTCGCCCTGCG GGATCCCGAGGACCAAGAGGAGGAGCAACGGTTTCTCCGGGGGCTGCAGGGGATTCTACCCCGTATTCACTTTGCGATCGACAGCGCCACCGCGTCGCAGTTTGTTCTGCTGCTTGAGGTGCTGAGGCTGCCAGAGGAAGATGACCTCGTGCTAGTCatgaaggagaagaagaaggcccTCTGA
- a CDS encoding microneme protein MIC10 (encoded by transcript BESB_003420) produces MAQMSTRKSASLRQIFGGGLLLVGAAGLLVALSASNPVTAAKVRAAESLAAEIHELGDMNDYNQEAEYRIRRAELDAQTPEEIEAAKQKYRENQAKQEQEDADMKRIKDAVVAEMNETVERAGLRGRAEREDHRSDDQQRGFDERQKEIKDMEPSKMAKLMDKRIADLEDIRKTKQNQQALMQELKDKLAKRKKAM; encoded by the coding sequence ATGGCTCAAATGTCTACGCGCAAgtctgcctcgctccgccAGATCttcggcggaggcctgcTCCTAGTAGGAGCGGCGGGGCTCCTGGTGGCCTTGTCTGCAAGCAACCCCGTAACTGCAGCGAAGGTGCGAGCGGCCGAatcgctcgcggcggagatACACGAACTCGGGGACATGAATGACTACAACCAGGAGGCGGAGTACAGAATACGAcgcgcggagctcgacgCCCAGACGCCAGAGGAGATcgaagcggcgaagcagaaatATCGCGAGAATCAGGCAAAACAGGAGCAGGAAGACGCTGACATGAAGAGAATAAAGGATGCCGTTGTCGCAGAAATGAACGAGACTGTGGAGCGGGCGGGACTTCGtgggcgcgccgagcgcgaggatCACCGCTCCGACGATCAACAGCGAGGCTTCGACGAGCGCCAAAAAGAAATCAAAGACATGGAACCCTCGAAAATGGCCAAGCTGATGGACAAGAGGATAGCTGACCTCGAGGATATCCGCAAAACAAAGCAGAATCAACAAGCACTTATGCAAGAACTGAAGGATAAGCTTGCGAAGCGCAAGAAGGCAATGTAA